The following is a genomic window from Trichomycterus rosablanca isolate fTriRos1 chromosome 24, fTriRos1.hap1, whole genome shotgun sequence.
GGTCAAGTACAAAAATGTGTTCACATAATTAAGAGAATACAAAAATGTCTCATGAAGCAAGCAAAGAGTTGTAGAATAGAATTGCACACAAAAGTTTCTTGTTGGCATAAAATCAtttctgtaattttttttataaatgcagCAGGAAATGTTGTACATGAATGAACAAGATCCCATTATGTCCCCTGGAAAAATGATACTTGTGCTTGTTCTAAATTATAGAGATAAAACGTGGGTTCCTGGGTATAAAGACTTCATAAGCATATTGGCATTAGACTACCTGGTGCACTAAAGTATCTGGTTTGTACACAGTACAATAATTTGCAAACGTGTGAAAGTGTTTGTGAGACTGAActattttaaaatttaaaaaccagaaatattacacaaaaaaatgcaaagacatactataaaaaaaatcaattaagcTATCCTGCATAATTCAGGCGTTTTCTTCTTCCTAATTTAGCctgataatttacatttacatttgtggcatttagggCAGCATAGTGGCTCAATGGGtggcactatcgcctcacaccaagaaggtcctgggttcgatccccaggcggggcggtccgggtcatttctgtgcggagtttgcgtgttctccctgtgtctgcgtgggtttcctcccacagtccaaaaacatgcagtcaggttaattggagtgtgtgtgtgtgtatgtgtgtctgccctgcgatggactggcaccctgtccagggtgtcatGTAGATacttacggcatttagcagaccaaGTACAATTAGAATGAttaatggttaagggccttgctcaggggtccaacagtggtggtagtggggcttgaaccaacgctaccactgcccttaacaaaaaaaaatctacggCCTTCAATCTAGATCCTAAACCACAAACACTGAATGCGAACTCATTACTACAAAACATATTTAACTGATTTTTTTaccttaaaaacaaacaaaaataataaaaattaaaacacatgtacacacaacattttaatattttgcaAAGGTCCATTTACATGCTCTGTTAGCCAATCAtcaaactgctctttttaaaataaaactgttcATTGTGAAGCTTTTATAACCTACGACAATAACATTTGTTTCCTTTGTGCAGTAAAACTATTTCAAGCCACCTCCTCTTGGTTACGAGTTCAAACAACTTAACGAATGGGATTGGTTTTAAAAAGTCTCCGTTTCTTCAAACATCTGGACTTGCAGGTCGTGTTACTTTATTACTGCGAGTCCGTGAGCTCTGTTGTACAATATAACATCCATATGAGCAAGACCAGCTGCAGAATTCCAGGGGGAAAAAAATCAATTGCACCTGTTCCCTCTCCACACAGTCCAATTTAGTCGCTTTTTATCATCCGGTCTGTTGAGAGAACCCAAACGAGAACCAAATGTTGTTGTCCGATCCGCCACCCGCAGCTTTGGACCGGCATCAGAGAGGAATGTGGAGTAAGTGATGGTCCCGTTGCCTACGGTTGACACATAGTGAACACTGGGCCATGTGAAAAATGCAGTGTGGAGTGGTGTTTTAGCCATGGGAGGCCTGGAAACACACAGTGAaaatccacctgtgtgtgtataaatcatACTCGTAAAGCTATGCAGCAGACACGAAAACAGCTAACGTGGAGTCCTGTAAGGCAAATATAAAAAGGATTTCTTTTTATTGTCCTTGTGACAGGAGCAAACAAAAGCCTGCCATTGTTAGGCTCAGTCCAGGGTTATCGAGCCACTGATAAGATAAGAAAGAGCGTCTGGTGTTTTTCATCCACTCTCCGGTGACTAGATGAAAATGTAACGTCTTGGATCTCGAGTGTGCCTGATAGCAACACTCTTCATATTTCTCTTTTCAGTTTTACAGCTTTTACAGcacacaataaaaccacctcccacACCACTTGGCTAGAGTTGCACAGTTGCTACACACTTGACTGTGTTTTCTGAAACGAGTGGGAGTGGCCCAGTGTTCCAGCTTTGCTCCAACGAGTCCCGCTAAACATATGGCTCACGGAGGCACAACTGGCCCTGATTTTATCTCCTTCTTCCCTTCCCTCGGTCTGTTTAAGTCTCGGTCAGTGGCAGCCGCAGGCTCTGACCACCATGTTGCGATATTTCTTCAATATGACATTGGAGCTGTCGTCGAAGTACAGCACGGAGATACCGTGCAGCTGGGTGGGGGCGCAGCACGGCTTCGGGACAGAGTCCGGGTTTATAAAGTGCACCTGCAAGCAAAATAGGGTTTTATGGATTTAGTGTTATGGATTTAAATGTAGTGTTTTAAAGTGAGACGAAATGCACTTTTTAGAAGGACTTACCAGTGTCTGGACAATGGCGTGGTTAGTAGCATTCATGTAGGAGTTTAGGGGGAAGGCACATTCACCCTCACAGTAGTATGCAGCATATCCTTCTGGGGCAATAATCCAGTCCTGGATGCAAACCAGAGTATTAAGAGGTATTCTAGACTGACCCAGAGCCAGCCAAACATACCAAATTACTCAAAGATATCAGCAGTTTTAGACAACAACTAACTAAAACATATTTGATACACATTTTATCAAAGGGTGCTCAGGCACAGTATTGCAGATTGTTTGGCtctggccaggcatctacacaaacacaactgcCCGTGTTTGACGCttatggtagttactcatagttgaatgcagcagaaCTAATCATCATAAGGAGCCAATTTATTATGGCCAGAGGACTGGGTTGGGGTATCCCTGAAAAAGCAAGGGGTGCTCACAGGGATGAGTACCCACCAACAGTTGTCTGAGGTGCGACAGACCACAAACCACCCTCAGGTTGTtgggccaagactcattgatgacAGAGGACATAAGGCTCAAATAGCAGATACTGGTGATTAGATGAATGTCTTCTGTGTACAGGGTTGCGTAGTCGCAGGTCAGTAAAGGTGCCCATGCCAATATGCACTGAATATTAATACTATTTggctatatttttatattgatagtTGAAAAGTTTCTAGAAAATGCCACTGTGaagaagtgtgtgtttgttttgggtTGCTAAATAAGCAGATCATCTGACGGGAGGGTGCAACAGGTAAAAATAGCACAGGGAGTGAAGGAAATGTCTAAAAGACATACCTGCCATCCCAGTTCTCTGAAGCTGACGTACAGCTCGTGTTTCTTGCAGCCCTGTTTTGGATCCACGCTAACATTTTCTGTTAGGAAGAAATGTAGGTCAGTTTCATTCAAAAACCACAGCAGTTTAACCAGACCAAGAATCTACCAGCTACAACATGTGAAAATGTTCAACAAACGTACATGGCTGTTTCTAGTTTGTCTCTAGTGTGTAATTTATGATCGGTAATACAAGTGTGTCTCTAGCGTGTGTGATTTACGATCCAACCCGAGATCAGACAAGGCTACCTGCTGCTTCTGCCAGCCTAAGGGCCTCTTGACTGGAAGGTGGTGAGTGTTTTGAAGTCTTGGAACGGTTTGGGTTTCTCTGTTTGTGTCCGGAAGCGGAGCGGACGCTGCGGAGTCGGACGCCGGTAGCTCTGAAAAAGGCCACCATGAACGGGTGCTTGTTCTGGGGTCCTTGACTGCCCACCAAGCCGGCAGCACTGGGTTTCACATTTTCACCTGTAGGGGGAAACAGTGAGTCACGAGAGTTCAGAGAAGTTAGTAAAAGCTCATCTTTGTTAgtgagctaaataaataaaaacaatttggGTTTCTAATAAATATCATATTCAAGTTCTCTGAAGCTGAATGTGTGAAGAGTTTACACCCACCGTCTGCATTTTCCACAGTAAGTAACAGGCCGAGGTTTTGACCTGGATTCAGAATCCAGTGGTTACTGGTGGCTGTGAGATCAAACACCAGCCAGCCCTCTTCAGCAGCCCACACCACCCGCGTGTCCAGCAGAAACAGATCTGACTCTCTGGAATAAACAAGTGAACACAGGTATAGTAAAAATCATTGACatcaaaagtttacatgcacTTGACATCAAAAGTACTTGTCATGTGGATCTTCTGATATTACAAAATATGCTGGGtcaaaaaatatacatatatcaaCATATGATTTTTAATTTAGTGGCATATAAAGTTTTCTAGTGTCATTTAACTATGTGATATGGCCTCCTAGTAAggaattatgattacacatgaACTATATTACCTTCGTTTTGTCAGAATAATCCAGAGCAACACAACAGTGAACAGACAGGCAAAAACTTGCTTCCTTTATATCACATTCCAGTTCAACCTCCTTAAATTGTAACCTCTCTTATCACACATTAAAATTCCTGTCTGATCCAGGTCAGATACTAGAACTGATCTGAGGAACAATGGTGTGGTTTACGGGTTGGGTTTCAGGCCCCGGGGCTGCCTGGCAGACGGCGTCTGTCTGCGTGAAGTGTCTGCATTACAAAAGGTGTACGAGGAGTGATTCACACTCCCGTGGACGTTAGGGGGATGGAATACGTGCGTTCAATAGGAGTTAGAGAAAgttaaattctttaaaataatgttaGGCTTAGACTAAAGATGAGGAGAAAGTCTGAGCAAGTCAAGCAGGGGTATTGATGTCAGGTAGATGGAAGAGATTTATTTTACTCCTTGAGCCTCTGCAGCTTGCTAACTGACAGTAATGACCGCTGCGCTGACACTGGTGTTTTAAATCAGCAGCAGGAATTTGGTGGGAGACCTGGTATTGGACACCTACCACCGGGCAGGCCTCTGtgtgagagtttgtgtgtgtgt
Proteins encoded in this region:
- the bmp7a gene encoding bone morphogenetic protein 7a, which produces MFVHGLIAAWCCCLWICAVLVSGNYTVQNDFRSGFVQRALRTQERREVQREILSVLGLPRRPRPHSPERRTAAPIYMLELYQADLTLGDEPVAPGYFHHPGYSQPAGYFHPADPAPSRRDRRYLNDADMVMSFVNMVDPSEDLHVFHQYHRFDLSRIPDGEAVTAAEFRVYKDFIHEQYENETFHVSVYQVLRENANRESDLFLLDTRVVWAAEEGWLVFDLTATSNHWILNPGQNLGLLLTVENADGENVKPSAAGLVGSQGPQNKHPFMVAFFRATGVRLRSVRSASGHKQRNPNRSKTSKHSPPSSQEALRLAEAAENVSVDPKQGCKKHELYVSFRELGWQDWIIAPEGYAAYYCEGECAFPLNSYMNATNHAIVQTLVHFINPDSVPKPCCAPTQLHGISVLYFDDSSNVILKKYRNMVVRACGCH